One part of the Mytilus trossulus isolate FHL-02 chromosome 11, PNRI_Mtr1.1.1.hap1, whole genome shotgun sequence genome encodes these proteins:
- the LOC134691397 gene encoding endoribonuclease LACTB2-like produces MASSVKLAPLPQIEKLSERVVRILGCNARPMTLQGTNSYLIGKGDRRILLDTTDPGTPDYIKNLQNALSQHKCGIQEIIITHWHADHCGSVPDVCNQVTKSQETIVSKFQRLSQQDLDISPAKYTFVENNTVFKTEGATLRAIHTPGHTEEHMALYLEEENAVFSGDTVLGETTAVFEDLQTYMGSLSKILELNPSVIYPSHGSVINDPTDKLKEYIAHRMNREQQILHCLKELNQPMTAEELVEKIYTDLNPMLKMAAANNVVHHLEKLVKDGFADKIEEEDTRWLLKKTGNL; encoded by the exons atGGCATCTTCAGTGAAATTAGCTCCACTTCCTCAAATAGAAAAACTGTCAGAACGTGTAGTCAGAATATTAGGATGCAATGCAAGACCAATGACTTTACAAGGCACAAATTCCTACTTGATTGGTAAAGGTGACAG gAGAATATTGTTGGATACCACAGACCCAGGAACACCTGATTACATCAAGAATTTACAGAATGCCTTATCACAACACAAATGTGGCATACAGGAAATAATTATAACTCATTGGCATGCAGACCATTGTGGAAGTGTTCCTGATGTGTGTAACCAAGTCacaaaat CTCAGGAGACCATTGtatcaaaattccaaagatTATCTCAACAGGACTTAGACATCTCTCCAGCCAAATATACATTTGTGGAAAACAACACAGTGTTTAAAACAGAGGGGGCTACATTAAG AGCTATACATACCCCCGGTCATACTGAAGAACACATGGCGCTGTACCTTGAGGAAGAGAATGCTGTGTTTTCTGGTGATACAGTTCTAGGGGAGACAACTGCA GTATTTGAAGATCTACAGACCTACATGGGATCTCTATCGAAAATACTTGAACTGAACCCATCAGTAATCTACCCTTCTCATGGTTCAGTGATCAACGATCCTACtgacaaattaaaagaatacaTTGCTCACAGGATGAACAGAGAACAACAGATTTTACATTGTCTGAAAGAACTAAATCAACCAATGACAGCTGAGGAGTTAGTAGAGAAAATATACACG gATTTAAATCCAATGTTAAAAATGGCAGCAGCCAACAATGTTGTTCATCATCTGGAAAAGTTGGTTAAAGATGGATTTGCAG ATAAAATTGAAGAAGAAGATACCAGATGGCTTCTGAAGAAAACAGGGAACTTATAA